A region of Arvicanthis niloticus isolate mArvNil1 chromosome 18, mArvNil1.pat.X, whole genome shotgun sequence DNA encodes the following proteins:
- the Katnb1 gene encoding katanin p80 WD40 repeat-containing subunit B1 — protein sequence MATPVVTKTAWKLQEIVAHASNVSSLVLGKASGRLLATGGDDCRVNLWSINKPNCIMSLTGHTSPVESVRLNTPEELIVAGSQSGSIRVWDLEAAKILRTLMGHKANICSLDFHPYGEFVASGSQDTNIKLWDIRRKGCVFRYRGHSQAVRCLRFSPDGKWLASAADDHTVKLWDLTAGKMMSEFPGHTGPVNVVEFHPNEYLLASGSSDRTIRFWDLEKFQVVSCIEGEPGPVRSVLFNPDGCCLYSGCQDSLRVYGWEPERCFDVVLVNWGKVADLAICNDQLIGVAFSQSNVSSYVVDLTRVTRTGTVTQDPVQASQPLTQQTPNPGVSLRRIYERPSTTCSKPQRVKHNSESERRSPSSEDDRDERESRAEIQNAEDYNEIFQPKNSISRTPPRRSEPFPAPPEDDTATAKEASKPSPAMDVQLPVPNLEVPARPSVMTSTPAPKGEPVIIPATRNEPIGLKASDFLPAVKVPQQAELVDEDAMSQIRKGHDTMCVVLTSRHKNLDTVRAVWTTGDIKTSVDSAVAINDLSVVVDLLNIVNQKASLWKLDLCTTVLPQIEKLLQSKYESYVQTGCTSLKLILQRFLPLITDILAAPPSVGVDISREERLHKCRLCFKQLKSISGLVKSKSGLSGRHGSAFRELHLLMASLD from the exons AAGAGATCGTCGCCCATGCCAGCAATGTGTCCTCCTTGGTGCTGGGCAAGGCCTCAGGACGGCTACTGGCCACTGGTGGGGATGACTGCCGTGTCAACCTGTGGTCCATAAACAAGCCTAACTGCATCATG AGCCTGACAGGTCACACATCCCCTGTGGAAAGTGTCCGCCTCAACACTCCTGAGGAGCTCATCGTAGCTGGTTCCCAGTCAGGCTCCATCCGCGTCTGGGACCTGGAAGCTGCTAAAA TTCTCCGAACACTCATGGGCCACAAAGCCAACATCTGCAGCCTGGATTTCCACCCCTATGGTGAATTTGTGGCCTCAGGTTCCCAGGACACAAACATCAAG CTCTGGGACATCAGGAGGAAAGGCTGTGTTTTCCGATATAGG GGGCATAGCCAGGCTGTGCGGTGTCTCCGGTTCAGCCCTGATGGGAAGTGGCTGGCATCAGCAGCAGATGACCACACAGTGAAG CTTTGGGATCTGACGGCTGGCAAGATGATGTCCGAGTTCCCGGGTCATACAGGGCCTGTCAACGTGGTAGAGTTTCACCCCAATGAATATCTCCTAGCCTCTGGCAGCTCTGACAG GACAATCCGCTTCTGGGACCTGGAGAAGTTCCAGGTGGTGAGCTGCATTGAAGGGGAGCCAGGGCCTGTCAG GAGTGTCCTCTTCAACCCCGATGGCTGCTGCTTATACAGCGGCTGCCAGGACTCGCTGCGTGTCTATGGCTGGGAACCTGAGCGCTGCTTTGATGTGGTCCTTGTCAACTGGGGCAAGGTGGCTGACCTGGCCATCTGCAATGACCAGCTG ATAGGTGTGGCTTTCTCCCAGAGTAATGTCTCCTCTTATGTGGTGGACCTGACGAGAGTCACCAGGACGGGAACTGTGACCCAGGACCCTGTGCAGGCTAGCCAGCCTCTGACACAACAGACCCCTAACCCTGGTGTCTCCCTCCGACGCATCTACGAGCGGCCTAGCACGACCTGCAGCAAGCCTCAGAG GGTAAAGCACAACTCAGAGAGCGAGCGGCGCAGCCCCAGCAGCGAAGATGACAGGGACGAGCGTGAGTCCCGGGCCGAGATCCAGAATGCGGAGGACTACAATGAGATCTTCCAGCCCAAGAACAGCATCA GTCGGACACCACCCCGGAGAAGTGAACCCTTCCCAGCGCCCCCAGAAGATG ACACAGCCACAGCAAAGgaagcctcaaagcccagcccagcCATGGATGTGCAGTTGCCGGTGCCAAAT CTTGAGGTCCCAGCACGACCGTCAGTCATGACTTCCACTCCTGCACCCAAGGGTGAACCTGTCATCATCCCTGCCACTCGGAATGAGCCCATTGGCCTAAAGGCCTCAGACTTCTTGCCT GCCGTGAAGGTCCCCCAGCAGGCAGAGCTGGTGGATGAGGATGCCATGTCACAGATTCGCAAAGGCCATGACACCATGTGTGTGGTGCTCACCAGCCGCCACAAGAACCTGGACACTGTACGAGCCGTGTGGACTACAGGAGATATCAAG ACATCAGTGGACTCCGCAGTAGCCATCAATGACCTGTCTGTGGTAGTGGACCTCTTGAACATTGTCAACCAGAAAGC TTCCCTGTGGAAGCTggacctgtgcaccacagtgctGCCCCAGATTGAGAAACTTCTGCAGAGCAAATATGAGAG CTATGTCCAGACCGGGTGCACCTCCCTGAAGCTGATCCTGCAGCGGTTCCTACCCCTCATCACTGACATTTTGGCAGCCCCGCCCTCTGTGGGTGTGGACATCAGCCGAGAGGAGAG GTTGCACAAGTGTCGACTCTGCTTCAAACAACTCAAGAGCATCAGTGGCCTCGTCAAGAGCAAATCGGGTTTGAGTGGCCGCCACGGCAGTGCCTTCCGTGAGCTGCACCTACTCATGGCCAGCTTGGACTGA
- the Kifc3 gene encoding kinesin-like protein KIFC3 isoform X7, with protein sequence MSQLQEELVVLRERLALHDSDRQATTTQLQNQVENLKEKLISQAQEVSRLRSELGGTDVEKHRDRLMVENEQLRQELRRCEVELQELRAQPVVPCEGCEHSQESSQLRDRLSQLQLEVAENKGMLSELNLEVQQKTDRLAEVELRLKDCLAEKAQEEERLSRRLRDSHETIASLRAQSPPVKYVIKTVEVESSKTKQALSESQTRNQHLQEQVAMQRQVLKEMEQQLQNSHQLTVQLRAQIAMYEAELERAHGQMLEEMQSLEEDKNRAIEEAFARAQVEMKAVHENLAGVRTNLLTLQPALRTLTNDYNGLKRQVRGFPLLLQEALRSVKAEIGQAIEEVNSNNQELLRKYRRELQLRKKCHNELVRLKGNIRVIARVRPVTKEDGEGPEATNAVTFDPDDDSIIHLLHKGKPVSFELDKVFSPWASQQDVFQEVQALITSCIDGFNVCIFAYGQTGAGKTYTMEGTPENPGINQRALQLLFSEVQEKSSDWQYNITVSAAEIYNEVLRDLLGKEPQEKLEIRLCPDGSGQLYVPGLTEFQVQSVDDINKVFEFGYNNRTTEFTNLNEHSSRSHALLIVTVRGVDCSTGLRTTGKLNLVDLAGSERVGKSGAEGNRLREAQHINRSLSALGDVIAALRSRQGHVPFRNSKLTYLLQDSLSGDSKTLMVVQVSPVEKNTSETLYSLKFAERVRSVELGPGSRRTELGSWSSQEHLEWEPACPTPQPQARSHSAPGSGTSSRPGSIRRKLQPSA encoded by the exons GTGGAGAATCTAAAGGAAAAGCTCATTAGCCAGGCCCAGGAAGTGAGCCGACTACGATCAGAACTG GGAGGCACCGACGTGGAGAAGCACAGGGACAGACTGATGGTGGAGAATGAGCAGCTAAGGCAAGAGCTGAGGCGCTGTGAGGTGGAGCTGCAGGAGCTTCGGGCCCAGCCGGTGGTGCCCTGTGAGGGTTGCGAGCACAGCCAG GAGAGCAGCCAGCTCCGCGACAGGCTGTCCCAGCTGCAGTTGGAAGTGGCTGAGAACAAAGGCATGCTGTCAGAACTGAACCTGGAGGTGCAGCAGAAAACCGACCGGCTGGCCGAGGTAGAGCTGCGGCTCAAGGACTGCCTGGCTGAGAAAGCGCAGGAGGAGGAGCGGCTCAGCCGGCGCCTGCGTGACAGCCACGAGACTATCGCCAGTCTGAGGGCCCAGTCCCCCCCTGTTAAG TATGTCATCAAGACAGTGGAGGTAGAGTCTTCCAAGACCAAGCAGGCCCTCAGCGAGTCCCAGACCCGGAACCAGCACCTGCAGGAGCAAGTGGCCATGCAGCGGCAAGTGCTTAAGGAGATGGAGCAGCAGCTGCAGAACTCCCATCAGCTGACAGTACAGCTGCGGGCTCAG ATTGCCATGTATGAAGCAGAGCTGGAGCGGGCACATGGGCAGATGCTGGAGGAGATGCAGTCCTTGGAGGAGGATAAGAACCGGGCCATTGAGGAGGCCTTTGCACGGGCCCAGGTGGAGATGAAGGCGGTACACGAGAACCTGGCAG GTGTCAGGACCAACCTGCTGACACTGCAGCCTGCGCTGAGGACCCTCACCAATGACTACAATGGGCTCAAGCGGCAGGTGCGGGGTTTCCCCTTGCTGCTGCAGGAGGCTCTCAGGAGTGTCAAAGCTGAG ATCGGCCAGGCCATTGAGGAGGTTAATAGCAACAACCAGGAGCTGTTGCGCAAGTACCGCCGGGAGCTACAGCTGCGAAAGAAATGCCACAACGAGCTGGTACGGCTGAAGG GAAACATCCGGGTGATTGCCCGAGTCCGGCCAGTCACCAAGGAGGATGGGGAAGGACCTGAGGCAACCAATGCTGTGACCTTTGACCCTGATGATGACTCCATCATCCACTTGCTGCACAAGGGCAAGCCTGTGTCCTTCGAGCTGGACAAGGTCTTCTCTCCATGGGCTTCCCAGCAGGAT GTGTTCCAGGAGGTGCAGGCCCTCATTACCTCCTGCATTGATGGCTTCAATGTCTGTATCTTTGCTTATGGCCAGACAGGTGCCGGCAAGACATATACAATGGAG GGTACCCCCGAGAACCCAGGCATTAATCAGCGGGCCCTGCAACTGCTCTTCTCGGAGGTGCAGGAGAAATCGTCTGACTGGCAGTACAATATCACTGTCAGCGCAGCTGAGATTTACAACGAAGTCCTCAG GGACCTGCTGGGGAAAGAGCCTCAGGAGAAGTTGGAGATCCGACTGTGCCCGGATGGCAGCGGGCAGCTGTATGTGCCAGGGCTGACTGAATTCCAGGTGCAGAGCGTGGATGACATCAACAAG GTGTTTGAGTTTGGCTACAACAACCGCACCACCGAGTTCACCAACCTGAACGAACACAGCTCACGCTCCCACGCTCTGCTCATTGTGACAGTGAGAGGCGTGGACTGCAGCACAGGCCTCCGCACCACGG GGAAGCTGAACCTGGTGGACCTGGCTGGCTCAGAGCGTGTGGGCAAGTCAGGAGCTGAAGGCAACCGCCTGCGAGAGGCACAGCACATCAACAGGTCACTGTCCGCCCTGGGGGACGTCATTGCTGCCCTGCGTTCTCGACAGGGCCATGTGCCCTTCCGCAATTCCAAACTCACCTACCTGCTGCAGGACTCACTCAGTGGTGACAGCAAGACCCTCATGGTGGTACAG GTGTCCCCAGTGGAGAAGAACACCAGTGAGACTCTGTATTCCCTCAAATTTGCTGAGAGAGTTCGCTCTGTTGAGTTGGGCCCTGGGTCTCGCCGCACAGAGCTGGGTTCCTGGTCAAGCCAGGAGCATCTGGAG TGGGAACCAGCTTGCCCGACACCGCAGCCTCAAGCACGATCCCACTCTGCTCCTGGCTCCGGGACCAGTAGCCGCCCAGGCTCCATCCGAAGGAAACTGCAGCCGTCAG CCTGA
- the Kifc3 gene encoding kinesin-like protein KIFC3 isoform X6 produces the protein MNVEKPGGRLFGIGRCSSLSGSPGPDPVVHRTVEAMSQLQEELVVLRERLALHDSDRQATTTQLQNQVENLKEKLISQAQEVSRLRSELGGTDVEKHRDRLMVENEQLRQELRRCEVELQELRAQPVVPCEGCEHSQESSQLRDRLSQLQLEVAENKGMLSELNLEVQQKTDRLAEVELRLKDCLAEKAQEEERLSRRLRDSHETIASLRAQSPPVKYVIKTVEVESSKTKQALSESQTRNQHLQEQVAMQRQVLKEMEQQLQNSHQLTVQLRAQIAMYEAELERAHGQMLEEMQSLEEDKNRAIEEAFARAQVEMKAVHENLAGVRTNLLTLQPALRTLTNDYNGLKRQVRGFPLLLQEALRSVKAEIGQAIEEVNSNNQELLRKYRRELQLRKKCHNELVRLKGNIRVIARVRPVTKEDGEGPEATNAVTFDPDDDSIIHLLHKGKPVSFELDKVFSPWASQQDVFQEVQALITSCIDGFNVCIFAYGQTGAGKTYTMEGTPENPGINQRALQLLFSEVQEKSSDWQYNITVSAAEIYNEVLRDLLGKEPQEKLEIRLCPDGSGQLYVPGLTEFQVQSVDDINKVFEFGYNNRTTEFTNLNEHSSRSHALLIVTVRGVDCSTGLRTTGKLNLVDLAGSERVGKSGAEGNRLREAQHINRSLSALGDVIAALRSRQGHVPFRNSKLTYLLQDSLSGDSKTLMVVQVSPVEKNTSETLYSLKFAERVRSVELGPGSRRTELGSWSSQEHLEWEPACPTPQPQARSHSAPGSGTSSRPGSIRRKLQPSA, from the exons GTGGAGAATCTAAAGGAAAAGCTCATTAGCCAGGCCCAGGAAGTGAGCCGACTACGATCAGAACTG GGAGGCACCGACGTGGAGAAGCACAGGGACAGACTGATGGTGGAGAATGAGCAGCTAAGGCAAGAGCTGAGGCGCTGTGAGGTGGAGCTGCAGGAGCTTCGGGCCCAGCCGGTGGTGCCCTGTGAGGGTTGCGAGCACAGCCAG GAGAGCAGCCAGCTCCGCGACAGGCTGTCCCAGCTGCAGTTGGAAGTGGCTGAGAACAAAGGCATGCTGTCAGAACTGAACCTGGAGGTGCAGCAGAAAACCGACCGGCTGGCCGAGGTAGAGCTGCGGCTCAAGGACTGCCTGGCTGAGAAAGCGCAGGAGGAGGAGCGGCTCAGCCGGCGCCTGCGTGACAGCCACGAGACTATCGCCAGTCTGAGGGCCCAGTCCCCCCCTGTTAAG TATGTCATCAAGACAGTGGAGGTAGAGTCTTCCAAGACCAAGCAGGCCCTCAGCGAGTCCCAGACCCGGAACCAGCACCTGCAGGAGCAAGTGGCCATGCAGCGGCAAGTGCTTAAGGAGATGGAGCAGCAGCTGCAGAACTCCCATCAGCTGACAGTACAGCTGCGGGCTCAG ATTGCCATGTATGAAGCAGAGCTGGAGCGGGCACATGGGCAGATGCTGGAGGAGATGCAGTCCTTGGAGGAGGATAAGAACCGGGCCATTGAGGAGGCCTTTGCACGGGCCCAGGTGGAGATGAAGGCGGTACACGAGAACCTGGCAG GTGTCAGGACCAACCTGCTGACACTGCAGCCTGCGCTGAGGACCCTCACCAATGACTACAATGGGCTCAAGCGGCAGGTGCGGGGTTTCCCCTTGCTGCTGCAGGAGGCTCTCAGGAGTGTCAAAGCTGAG ATCGGCCAGGCCATTGAGGAGGTTAATAGCAACAACCAGGAGCTGTTGCGCAAGTACCGCCGGGAGCTACAGCTGCGAAAGAAATGCCACAACGAGCTGGTACGGCTGAAGG GAAACATCCGGGTGATTGCCCGAGTCCGGCCAGTCACCAAGGAGGATGGGGAAGGACCTGAGGCAACCAATGCTGTGACCTTTGACCCTGATGATGACTCCATCATCCACTTGCTGCACAAGGGCAAGCCTGTGTCCTTCGAGCTGGACAAGGTCTTCTCTCCATGGGCTTCCCAGCAGGAT GTGTTCCAGGAGGTGCAGGCCCTCATTACCTCCTGCATTGATGGCTTCAATGTCTGTATCTTTGCTTATGGCCAGACAGGTGCCGGCAAGACATATACAATGGAG GGTACCCCCGAGAACCCAGGCATTAATCAGCGGGCCCTGCAACTGCTCTTCTCGGAGGTGCAGGAGAAATCGTCTGACTGGCAGTACAATATCACTGTCAGCGCAGCTGAGATTTACAACGAAGTCCTCAG GGACCTGCTGGGGAAAGAGCCTCAGGAGAAGTTGGAGATCCGACTGTGCCCGGATGGCAGCGGGCAGCTGTATGTGCCAGGGCTGACTGAATTCCAGGTGCAGAGCGTGGATGACATCAACAAG GTGTTTGAGTTTGGCTACAACAACCGCACCACCGAGTTCACCAACCTGAACGAACACAGCTCACGCTCCCACGCTCTGCTCATTGTGACAGTGAGAGGCGTGGACTGCAGCACAGGCCTCCGCACCACGG GGAAGCTGAACCTGGTGGACCTGGCTGGCTCAGAGCGTGTGGGCAAGTCAGGAGCTGAAGGCAACCGCCTGCGAGAGGCACAGCACATCAACAGGTCACTGTCCGCCCTGGGGGACGTCATTGCTGCCCTGCGTTCTCGACAGGGCCATGTGCCCTTCCGCAATTCCAAACTCACCTACCTGCTGCAGGACTCACTCAGTGGTGACAGCAAGACCCTCATGGTGGTACAG GTGTCCCCAGTGGAGAAGAACACCAGTGAGACTCTGTATTCCCTCAAATTTGCTGAGAGAGTTCGCTCTGTTGAGTTGGGCCCTGGGTCTCGCCGCACAGAGCTGGGTTCCTGGTCAAGCCAGGAGCATCTGGAG TGGGAACCAGCTTGCCCGACACCGCAGCCTCAAGCACGATCCCACTCTGCTCCTGGCTCCGGGACCAGTAGCCGCCCAGGCTCCATCCGAAGGAAACTGCAGCCGTCAG CCTGA